The Gemmatimonas phototrophica region ACATAGTCCATTCCTCGTAAACCCTTCCTGTTGGTGGGGTTTCCGTGCCTACAGCCCTGCGTTCGCCCCGCGAATGACCCCGATTGTCACACCGACGCTGTCTTCGCGTTGGTTCTCCATACAGCCAGTTCCCGTTGCCCTTTCGTGTGTGGCCCTTTTCACGCTCAGCGCGTGCAAAGAGAAGCCAACGCCGCAACGTCCCACGCCCACCGTCACCGTCATCACGGTGGCCAAGGCGCCCCTTCCGTACATCATCTCCGGCAACGGACAGGTCGAGCCCAACCGCACGGTCGCGGTGCAGTCACTTGTCTCCGGCCAACTCACGCGCGTCGCCATCGCCGAAGGCGATGAGGTGCGCGAGGGTCAGGTGCTTTTTCAGATTGATCCGCGTCCCTTCCGCGCCGAGGTGGAGCGCACGCAGGCGACGCTGGCGCGCGATGAAGCCACACTCGTGCGGGCCCGCGCCGACTCGGCGCGCTTCGCCACGCTCGCCAAAGACGGCTACATCACCAAGCAGCAGCTTGATCAGGCGTTCTCCGAAGCCTCGGCGCTGGCGGCGACCGTGTCTGCCGGTCGCGCGACGCTGCAGCGGGCGCGATTGGATCTCGAGAACACCACCGTGAAGGCGCCCATTTCGGGACGCACCGGCCAGCTGCTCTACAAGGCCGGTTCTCTGGTGCGCGCGTCGGCCGATCAGTTGGTCACCATCAACGAAGTGCGCCCCGTGCTCGTGCGCTTCCCGGTCCCCGAGAAGGACTTCGAGCAGATGCGCGAGCGCGCCGGCCTCGATAAGGCGCTGGCCGTGCAGGTCATGCCCGGCGGGGACTCCAGCAAAGTGGTGAGCGGCGTGCTCACCTTCGTGGATAATCAGGTGGATCGTGCCACGGGCTCCGTGCTGCTCAAGGCGCGTGTGGCCAACGAAGATCGCGCGCTCTGGCCAGGCCAGTTTGTGAATGTGGCGCTGCAGCTGAGCGTGGATGAAGACGCCATTACAGTGCCGTCGGAAGCGGTGGTCACGGCCGGGACGAACACCTTTGTGTACACCATGGAAGACGGCAAGGCCAAGCGTACCACGGTCAAGGTCGGGCGAACCGCCGGCACCAAGGTGAAAATCGACAGCGGTCTCGTGGGTGGCGAGCAGGTCATTACCGAAGGGCAGGCGCGCCTGCGTGACGGCGCGTCGGTGCAGTTGCGGAAGCCGGCTGGCGCAGGGCGCCCTGGTGGCGCACGTGGTGGACAAAACGGTGCCGCCGGTGCGCCGTCACCAAACGCAGAAGCGGGCAACGGCCGTGGAGGCCAGGGAGGCGCATCCCGATGAGTCAGAACGTGCCGCAGCAGCTTCCTCCCAACGACGTGCCGCCCGAGACGGTCGGCAACAGCAACATGAGCGAGATCTGGATTCGCCGACCCATCATGACCACACTGGTCATGACGGCGATCCTGATTTTCGGGGCGGTGGCGTACAACAGGCTGGCCGTGAGCGACCTGCCCACCATCGACTATCCCACCATCACGGTGTCGGCCGGTCTCCCGGGGGCAAGTCCGGAAGTCATGGCCACGTCGGTTGCCACGCCGCTCGAACAGCAGTTCGCCACCATCTCCGGCATCGACAACATCACGTCGTCGAGCTCGCAGGGCAACACGAACGTCACCATTCAGTTCAACCTGGATCGTGACATCGACAAGGCGGCTGCCGACGTGCAGTCGGCCATTTCCAAGACGCTGCGTCAACTGCCGCAGGGGATCAATCCGCCGTCGTACAACAAAGCCAACGCGGCCGATTCGCCCATCATGATGTTCTCGCTCACCTCCGACGTGATGTCGCGCGCGGAGTTGAACGAATACGCGGAAACGTTCATCGGCCAGAAGCTCAGCACCGTGGCCGGTGTGGCGCAGGTGCAGATCTACGGCGCGGCCAAGTACGCCGTGCGTGTGCAGCTCGATCCCGGCGCGCTCGCCCAGCGCGGCATTGGCATTGACGAAGTGCAGCAGGCCATCAACCAGGGGAACTCCAACTCCCCCGCTGGCGTGCTCATGGGACCTACCCAGTCGTTCACGCTGCAGGCCACCGGGCAGCTCAAGAACGCCGCCGAGTTCCGCCAGCTGGTCGTCGCCAATCGCAACGGGTTGCCAGTGCGCCTTGGTGACCTTGGCAACGTCTACGACGGGTTGCAGAACCTGCGTGGCTTCAGCGAAATCAACGGCGTCAGCAACATCTCACTCGCCATCATCCGCCAGCCCGGCGTGAACACGGTGGCCACGGCCAACGCCGTGGAGCGTGAAATGGAGCAGCTCGTCGAGCAGCTCCCGCCGGGGGTGAAGGCGTACACGGTCTTCAGCCGCGCTGAGACCATCGAAGAAGCCGTGAACGATGTGAAGTTCACCCTGGTGCTCACCGTGGCGCTGGTGGTGCTGGTGATCTTCCTGTTCCTGCGCAATGCACGCGCCACGATCATCCCGTCCCTTGCGCTGCCGTTCTCCATTATCGGCACCTGCATTGTGATGTGGGCGCTGGATTACAGCCTCAACAACCTCACGCTCATGGCGCTTACGCTCGCCGTGGGCTTCGTGGTGGACGACGCCATCGTGATGCTCGAGAACATCGTGCGTCACATGGAAATGGGGAAGTCGCCCATGCGGGCGGCGCTTGACGGCAGCAAGGAAATCAGCTTCACCATTCTTTCCATGACGCTGTCGCTGGTGGCGGTGTTCATTCCGCTGCTGTTCATGCCGGGCATCGTGGGGCGGCTCTTCCGCGAATTTGCAGTCACCATTGGCGTGTCCATTCTCGTGTCCGGCTTCGTGTCGCTCACGCTCACGCCCATGCTCGCGGCCAAGTTTCTCAAGGGCGGTGAAGGGCATGAAGAGCCCAAGGGCGCCTGGCGCTCGGTGGAGCGGATCTATCAGGCCTCTGAGGGGGCGTACGTTTCCTCGCTCAATTGGGTCATGCGCCACCGTGGGCTCACCATGCTCTTCAGCGCCTTCACGCTGGCGGCCACGGTCGTCCTGTTCATGATCATCCCCAAGGGCTTCCTCCCCTCCGAAGATACCGGACGTCTGCAAGGGTCGGTGGAAGGGCCGGAAGGCATTGGCTACGAAGCGCTGTCCGCCAAGGGCCGCGAGGTGGGCAAGATCATCGAGCAGAGCCCGTACGTGGAACGCGTGAGTG contains the following coding sequences:
- a CDS encoding efflux RND transporter periplasmic adaptor subunit, with amino-acid sequence MALFTLSACKEKPTPQRPTPTVTVITVAKAPLPYIISGNGQVEPNRTVAVQSLVSGQLTRVAIAEGDEVREGQVLFQIDPRPFRAEVERTQATLARDEATLVRARADSARFATLAKDGYITKQQLDQAFSEASALAATVSAGRATLQRARLDLENTTVKAPISGRTGQLLYKAGSLVRASADQLVTINEVRPVLVRFPVPEKDFEQMRERAGLDKALAVQVMPGGDSSKVVSGVLTFVDNQVDRATGSVLLKARVANEDRALWPGQFVNVALQLSVDEDAITVPSEAVVTAGTNTFVYTMEDGKAKRTTVKVGRTAGTKVKIDSGLVGGEQVITEGQARLRDGASVQLRKPAGAGRPGGARGGQNGAAGAPSPNAEAGNGRGGQGGASR
- a CDS encoding efflux RND transporter permease subunit gives rise to the protein MSQNVPQQLPPNDVPPETVGNSNMSEIWIRRPIMTTLVMTAILIFGAVAYNRLAVSDLPTIDYPTITVSAGLPGASPEVMATSVATPLEQQFATISGIDNITSSSSQGNTNVTIQFNLDRDIDKAAADVQSAISKTLRQLPQGINPPSYNKANAADSPIMMFSLTSDVMSRAELNEYAETFIGQKLSTVAGVAQVQIYGAAKYAVRVQLDPGALAQRGIGIDEVQQAINQGNSNSPAGVLMGPTQSFTLQATGQLKNAAEFRQLVVANRNGLPVRLGDLGNVYDGLQNLRGFSEINGVSNISLAIIRQPGVNTVATANAVEREMEQLVEQLPPGVKAYTVFSRAETIEEAVNDVKFTLVLTVALVVLVIFLFLRNARATIIPSLALPFSIIGTCIVMWALDYSLNNLTLMALTLAVGFVVDDAIVMLENIVRHMEMGKSPMRAALDGSKEISFTILSMTLSLVAVFIPLLFMPGIVGRLFREFAVTIGVSILVSGFVSLTLTPMLAAKFLKGGEGHEEPKGAWRSVERIYQASEGAYVSSLNWVMRHRGLTMLFSAFTLAATVVLFMIIPKGFLPSEDTGRLQGSVEGPEGIGYEALSAKGREVGKIIEQSPYVERVSVSIGGGPGGGSNSARLMLTLKPRDTRPHVDVIMREITRATSNVPGVQVFLRNPPPINIGGRRGNSAYQVSLQGADIAELYTSARALEQRMRELPELENISSDLQVGNPQVGIVIDRERASALGVSASQIENALYNAYGSRQVSTIYTQVNQYQVILELKEDFQKDPAALSQLFIRSNTGSLVALGSVASFTKGVGPVSVQHNGQQPAVSISFNTRPNVALGTAVDAVQREAAAVLPVGVTSALSGDTQAFAEAQGGLLALLLVAIFVIYVVLGILYESYIHPITILSGLPFAAVGALATLMIFNKDLSVYAYVGIIMLIGLVKKNAIMMIDFATEAERKDGMSPHDAILEAARVRFRPIMMTTMAALMGTLPIAIGFGAGGESRQPLGLAVVGGLAFSQLVTLYVTPVVYTLLDQLVHSRKIKTKAVQSGAFDAIPLAGD